In Arthrobacter ramosus, one DNA window encodes the following:
- a CDS encoding aconitate hydratase: MSTVDSFGSKGVLNVAGTDYEIFRLNSVEGADRLPFSLKVLLENLLRTEDGANITADHVRALAGWDPNAQPDTEIQFTPARVIMQDFTGVPCVVDLATMREAIKDLGGDPKRVNPLAPAEMVIDHSVQIDAFGNSGALERNMEIEYQRNGERYQFLRWGQTAFDDFKVVPPGTGIVHQVNIEYLARTVMTREVDGVLRAYPDTCVGTDSHTTMVNGMGVLGWGVGGIEAEAAMLGQPVSMLIPRVVGFKLTGSIPAGATATDVVLTITEQLRNHGVVGKFVEFYGEGVAAVPLANRATIGNMSPEFGSTAAMFPIDDVTLEYLRLTGRSDQNVALVEAYAKEQGLWHDPSHEIKFSEYLELDLSTVVPSISGPKRPQDRIILTESKAQFREDLRNYVKEDLADGSLDEAIDESFPASDSPSFTASATHLADVAPHAHGPKSNGRPSTKVSVTTADGREFELDHGAVSIASITSCTNTSNPSVMLAAALLARNAVDKGLASKPWVKTSVAPGSKVVTDYYEKSGLTPYLEKLGFYIVGYGCATCIGNSGPLDAEISEAIQANDLSVAAVLSGNRNFEGRINPDVKMNYLASPPLVIAYALAGTMDFDFDADPLGQDQDGNDVFLKDIWPNPVEVQKVIDSSIDKEMFARGYEGVFDGDDRWKALETPAGDTFAWDAKSTYVRKPPYFEGMKAQPEPVTDIAGARVLLKLGDSVTTDHISPAGSFKSDTPAGQYLLANGVERKDFNSYGSRRGNHEVMIRGTFANIRIKNQLLAGFNDGAGVEGGFTRDFTQADGPQAYVYDAAQNYQAAGTPLVVLAGKEYGSGSSRDWAAKGTALLGVKAVVAESYERIHRSNLIGMGVLPLQYPAGESAASLGLVGTETFSVEGVTELNDGTTPRTLKVTATAEDGSTKSFDAVLRIDTPGEADYYRNGGILQYVLRQISA; encoded by the coding sequence ATGAGCACTGTGGACAGCTTCGGTTCCAAAGGCGTACTGAATGTAGCCGGCACCGATTATGAAATTTTCCGGTTGAACTCCGTTGAGGGCGCAGACCGCCTTCCGTTCAGCCTTAAGGTATTGCTTGAAAATCTCCTGCGGACGGAAGATGGCGCCAATATCACGGCCGACCACGTCCGCGCCCTGGCTGGCTGGGATCCAAATGCCCAGCCGGACACCGAGATCCAGTTCACCCCGGCCCGGGTCATCATGCAGGACTTCACCGGGGTTCCCTGCGTCGTTGACCTTGCCACCATGCGTGAAGCCATCAAGGACCTCGGCGGCGACCCCAAGCGCGTCAACCCGCTGGCTCCGGCTGAGATGGTCATCGACCACTCCGTGCAGATCGACGCCTTCGGCAACTCCGGCGCCCTTGAGCGCAACATGGAGATCGAATACCAGCGCAACGGCGAGCGTTACCAGTTCCTCCGCTGGGGCCAGACTGCTTTTGACGACTTCAAGGTTGTTCCCCCGGGAACAGGCATCGTCCACCAGGTCAACATCGAATACCTGGCACGCACCGTCATGACCCGCGAAGTTGACGGCGTCCTCCGCGCCTACCCCGACACCTGCGTCGGCACGGACTCCCACACCACCATGGTCAACGGCATGGGCGTGCTGGGCTGGGGCGTCGGCGGCATCGAAGCCGAGGCTGCGATGCTGGGCCAGCCCGTCTCCATGCTGATCCCGCGCGTTGTCGGCTTCAAGCTCACGGGTTCCATCCCCGCGGGCGCTACCGCCACGGACGTCGTCCTGACCATCACCGAGCAGCTGCGCAACCACGGCGTGGTCGGCAAGTTCGTGGAGTTCTACGGCGAAGGCGTTGCGGCTGTGCCGCTGGCCAACCGCGCCACCATCGGCAACATGAGCCCGGAGTTCGGTTCCACGGCAGCGATGTTCCCGATCGACGACGTCACGCTCGAGTACTTGCGCCTCACCGGCCGCTCCGATCAGAACGTCGCCCTGGTCGAGGCCTACGCGAAGGAACAGGGCCTCTGGCACGATCCCTCGCACGAGATCAAGTTCTCCGAGTACCTCGAGCTGGACCTGTCCACGGTTGTTCCCTCCATCTCGGGCCCGAAGCGTCCCCAGGACCGCATCATCCTCACGGAGTCCAAGGCCCAGTTCCGCGAGGACCTGCGCAACTACGTGAAGGAAGACCTGGCCGACGGAAGCCTGGACGAAGCGATTGACGAGAGCTTCCCGGCCTCCGATTCGCCGTCGTTCACCGCCTCCGCGACCCACCTGGCCGACGTAGCGCCGCACGCACACGGCCCGAAGTCCAACGGTCGCCCGTCGACCAAAGTGAGCGTCACAACAGCTGACGGCCGCGAATTCGAACTGGACCACGGTGCAGTTTCGATCGCCTCGATCACCTCCTGCACCAACACGTCCAACCCTTCCGTGATGCTGGCTGCTGCGCTGCTCGCCCGCAACGCCGTCGACAAGGGCCTCGCCTCCAAGCCGTGGGTCAAGACTTCGGTCGCTCCCGGCTCCAAGGTTGTCACCGACTACTACGAGAAGTCCGGCCTGACCCCATACCTGGAGAAGCTCGGCTTCTACATCGTGGGCTATGGCTGCGCGACCTGCATCGGCAACTCCGGACCGCTCGACGCCGAAATCTCCGAGGCTATCCAGGCCAACGACCTTTCCGTCGCGGCTGTCCTCTCCGGCAACCGCAACTTCGAAGGCCGCATCAACCCGGACGTCAAGATGAACTACCTGGCCTCGCCGCCGCTGGTCATCGCCTACGCCCTGGCCGGAACCATGGACTTCGACTTCGACGCGGATCCGCTGGGCCAGGACCAGGACGGCAACGATGTCTTCTTGAAGGACATCTGGCCCAACCCTGTCGAGGTCCAGAAGGTCATCGATTCCTCGATCGACAAGGAAATGTTCGCCCGCGGCTACGAAGGCGTCTTCGACGGCGACGACCGCTGGAAGGCACTCGAGACCCCGGCAGGCGACACCTTCGCCTGGGACGCCAAGTCCACGTACGTGCGGAAGCCCCCGTACTTCGAAGGCATGAAGGCACAGCCGGAACCGGTAACGGACATCGCCGGCGCCCGGGTGCTGCTGAAGCTCGGCGATTCGGTCACCACCGACCACATCTCCCCGGCCGGCTCCTTCAAGTCGGACACCCCTGCAGGCCAGTACCTTCTGGCCAACGGTGTGGAGCGCAAGGACTTCAACTCCTACGGTTCACGCCGTGGCAACCACGAGGTCATGATCCGCGGAACCTTCGCGAACATCCGCATCAAGAACCAGCTGCTCGCTGGCTTCAACGACGGTGCGGGCGTCGAGGGTGGCTTCACCCGCGACTTCACCCAGGCGGACGGCCCCCAGGCCTACGTCTACGACGCTGCCCAGAACTACCAGGCAGCCGGCACCCCGCTGGTGGTCCTGGCAGGCAAGGAGTACGGCTCCGGCTCTTCCCGTGACTGGGCTGCCAAGGGAACCGCGCTGCTGGGTGTGAAGGCTGTCGTCGCCGAAAGCTACGAGCGCATCCACCGCTCCAACCTCATCGGCATGGGCGTCCTCCCGCTGCAGTACCCGGCCGGTGAATCCGCTGCGTCGCTGGGCCTGGTCGGCACGGAAACGTTCTCCGTCGAGGGCGTCACCGAGCTGAATGACGGCACGACGCCGAGGACGCTCAAGGTCACAGCAACGGCAGAGGACGGCAGCACCAAGTCCTTCGATGCCGTGCTGCGCATTGATACCCCGGGCGAAGCGGACTACTACCGCAACGGCGGCATCCTGCAGTACGTTCTGCGCCAGATCTCAGCGTAA
- a CDS encoding class I SAM-dependent RNA methyltransferase gives MTHPSNTESSSPTAQDGAATELVVDVGPIAHGGHFVARHEGRVIFVRHGIPGEKVRVRLTDAGESSRFWRADVVDVLEASEDRTRHFWPLADSLAAWRKGGPPVGGAELGHVTLERQRLLKAEVLAEQLKRLAGVELNVEVEPAAAGDPGSGSVAGSDGNTGLGWRTRASFAVTPGGRLGMHAHRSDVVIPVHEMPLALPGINELRLWDIDLRGISRVEVAAPANGSRPLVLLAPEEGTDARRLNRILGQLPHDVSVASFDPAGGEVLQLRGRTWVQESAAGHDYRVTGEGFWQIHKDAPGTLVGAVTGFLHDGGYLLPGSAVADLYAGAGLFTAPLADAVGITGSVLSVEGSPGTSRDARKNLHGETQVEIVQGRVERVLRQRPRSFDALVIDPPRAGAGKAVVSQLIESGPRAIAYVSCDPASFARDLGYFRNGGWQLESLRAFDLYPHTHHLETVALLVPAA, from the coding sequence ATGACCCACCCCAGCAACACCGAATCCAGCTCGCCCACGGCCCAGGACGGGGCTGCCACGGAGCTGGTGGTGGACGTCGGCCCCATCGCCCATGGCGGCCACTTTGTCGCACGGCACGAAGGCCGGGTCATTTTTGTCCGGCACGGCATCCCGGGGGAGAAGGTCCGGGTCCGGCTGACCGACGCGGGTGAGTCTTCCCGTTTCTGGCGTGCCGACGTCGTCGACGTCCTGGAAGCATCAGAGGACCGGACACGCCATTTCTGGCCGCTCGCCGACTCGCTTGCCGCTTGGCGCAAGGGCGGTCCGCCCGTGGGCGGGGCCGAACTCGGGCACGTAACACTGGAACGGCAGCGCCTTCTCAAAGCCGAAGTCCTCGCCGAGCAGCTCAAGCGGCTCGCCGGCGTCGAACTCAATGTCGAAGTGGAGCCGGCGGCCGCCGGCGACCCGGGCTCCGGCAGCGTGGCAGGGTCCGACGGGAATACCGGGCTCGGCTGGCGGACCCGTGCCAGCTTTGCTGTCACCCCAGGTGGCCGGCTCGGGATGCATGCCCACCGCTCCGACGTCGTGATTCCGGTCCACGAGATGCCCTTGGCACTGCCGGGGATCAACGAGTTGCGGCTCTGGGACATCGATCTGCGGGGGATCTCGCGGGTGGAAGTGGCGGCGCCTGCCAACGGATCGCGTCCGCTCGTCCTTCTCGCCCCGGAAGAAGGTACCGATGCCCGGCGCCTCAACCGGATCCTGGGCCAGCTCCCGCATGACGTCTCAGTGGCAAGCTTCGACCCCGCGGGCGGCGAAGTCCTGCAGCTGCGCGGCAGGACGTGGGTCCAGGAATCGGCTGCCGGTCACGACTACCGTGTGACGGGAGAAGGGTTCTGGCAGATCCACAAGGATGCGCCCGGGACCCTGGTGGGGGCGGTGACCGGATTCCTGCACGACGGCGGCTACCTCCTTCCGGGATCGGCCGTCGCCGATCTTTACGCGGGAGCCGGATTGTTTACGGCGCCCTTGGCGGATGCTGTGGGGATCACCGGTTCGGTGCTCTCCGTCGAAGGATCGCCCGGGACCAGCCGGGATGCCCGCAAGAATCTGCATGGAGAGACCCAAGTGGAAATTGTCCAGGGCAGGGTGGAACGCGTCCTCAGGCAACGCCCCCGGAGCTTCGATGCCTTGGTGATCGATCCGCCGCGGGCCGGTGCGGGCAAAGCCGTGGTCAGCCAGCTCATCGAGTCCGGGCCGCGGGCAATCGCCTATGTGTCGTGTGATCCGGCCTCCTTCGCGCGTGATCTGGGGTACTTCCGGAACGGCGGATGGCAGCTTGAATCCCTCCGGGCCTTCGACTTGTACCCGCACACACATCACCTCGAGACCGTTGCGTTGCTGGTGCCCGCGGCATAG
- a CDS encoding APC family permease translates to MLTILNAAKRVLVGRPFRNDRLAHTLLPKRIALPIFASDALSSVAYAPDEILLTLALAGVSAVAISPLVGLAVMVVLLTVVASYRQNVHAYPSGGGDYEIANVNLGKFAGLTVAAALLVDYVLTVAVSMSSAAAYLTTAIPSLHGQQALIATVGVIVLALVNLRGIKEAGSVFAVPTYIFMFSILGMTAVGIFQAATGQLGQAPSAAFTIVPQEGFDQGLVGLAGAFLLLRAFSSGAAALTGVEAISNGVPNFKKPKSKNAATTLLLLGVIASAMLAGIIYLANATKVHIVLDPAKEFLLHGQPLPDDYIQNPAISQIAQTIFGAGSIPFYVVVAATGVILVFASNTAFNGFPVLGSILAQDGYLPRQLRTRGDRLAFSNGVLALAAGALVLIISFNADVTKLIQLYIVGVFISFTMSQLGMVRHWGRELKLAQDKAVRRRIVKSRTINGLGFAMTALVLTIVLITKFGQGAWIALLAMFILFLIMWSIRAHYDNVAKELAVDEDSSPRALPTRVHAVLLVSHVRKPVLRALAYARASRPSRLDAIIVDIDHEETAHTVEAWDKLDIPVPLTVLASPYRETVTPILDYVKNMRRDSPRDLIVVYIPEYVVGKWWEQLVHNQTALRIKARLHFEPGVMVASVPWQLKSSEEAKALQDS, encoded by the coding sequence GTGCTGACAATTCTCAACGCCGCGAAGCGGGTGTTGGTGGGGCGGCCGTTCCGGAACGACCGCCTGGCCCACACCCTGCTTCCCAAGCGCATCGCGCTGCCGATTTTCGCTTCGGATGCCCTGTCCTCCGTGGCGTACGCCCCTGACGAAATCCTGCTGACGCTGGCCCTCGCGGGCGTGAGTGCCGTGGCCATTTCGCCGCTCGTAGGCCTCGCAGTCATGGTGGTCTTGCTCACGGTTGTTGCCTCGTACCGGCAGAACGTGCACGCCTACCCTTCAGGTGGCGGCGACTACGAAATCGCCAACGTCAATCTGGGGAAGTTCGCGGGCCTGACGGTCGCCGCGGCTTTGTTGGTGGACTACGTCCTCACCGTCGCCGTGTCGATGTCCTCCGCGGCGGCGTACCTGACCACGGCGATCCCTTCGCTGCATGGGCAGCAGGCGCTCATCGCCACAGTGGGCGTCATAGTCCTGGCACTCGTGAACCTGCGCGGAATCAAGGAAGCCGGCAGTGTCTTCGCGGTTCCCACCTACATCTTCATGTTCTCTATCCTGGGCATGACGGCCGTCGGTATCTTCCAGGCGGCCACAGGCCAACTCGGCCAGGCTCCCTCGGCAGCCTTCACGATCGTCCCGCAAGAGGGATTCGACCAGGGACTCGTGGGCCTGGCAGGTGCGTTCCTGCTCCTGCGGGCCTTCTCCTCCGGCGCAGCCGCCCTGACCGGTGTGGAGGCCATCAGCAACGGCGTGCCGAACTTCAAGAAGCCCAAGAGCAAGAACGCGGCCACCACGCTCTTGCTGCTCGGAGTCATCGCCTCGGCCATGCTCGCGGGCATCATCTACCTTGCGAATGCCACCAAGGTCCACATCGTGCTGGATCCGGCCAAGGAATTCCTCCTGCATGGCCAACCGCTCCCGGACGACTACATCCAGAACCCTGCCATCAGCCAGATTGCACAGACGATCTTCGGCGCCGGGTCCATCCCGTTCTACGTTGTTGTCGCCGCCACCGGCGTCATCCTCGTCTTCGCCTCCAACACCGCGTTCAACGGATTCCCGGTCCTGGGGTCCATCCTCGCCCAGGACGGCTACCTTCCCCGCCAGCTTCGGACCCGCGGAGACCGCCTTGCCTTCAGCAACGGCGTCCTGGCCCTCGCGGCAGGGGCCTTGGTCCTCATCATTTCCTTCAACGCCGATGTCACCAAGCTCATCCAGCTGTACATCGTTGGGGTCTTCATTTCCTTCACGATGAGCCAGTTGGGCATGGTGCGGCACTGGGGCAGGGAACTCAAACTTGCGCAGGACAAAGCCGTCCGCCGCAGGATCGTGAAGTCCCGCACCATCAACGGACTGGGTTTCGCCATGACGGCGCTGGTGCTGACCATCGTGCTGATCACCAAGTTCGGGCAGGGCGCCTGGATCGCCCTCCTGGCGATGTTCATCCTGTTCCTCATCATGTGGAGCATCCGCGCCCACTACGACAATGTGGCCAAGGAACTGGCCGTTGACGAGGATTCTTCCCCGCGTGCATTGCCTACCCGGGTCCACGCCGTGCTGCTGGTGTCCCATGTCCGCAAACCGGTGCTGCGCGCCCTCGCCTACGCCCGGGCATCGAGGCCGTCCCGGCTGGACGCCATCATCGTCGACATCGACCACGAGGAAACGGCGCACACGGTCGAGGCCTGGGACAAGCTGGACATCCCTGTCCCGTTGACCGTTTTGGCGAGCCCGTACCGTGAAACCGTCACGCCCATCCTGGACTACGTCAAGAACATGCGCCGCGATTCCCCGCGCGACCTGATCGTCGTCTACATCCCGGAGTACGTCGTCGGCAAGTGGTGGGAACAGCTTGTCCACAACCAGACCGCCCTGCGCATCAAGGCCCGGCTCCATTTTGAACCCGGCGTCATGGTGGCCAGCGTTCCCTGGCAATTAAAGTCCTCCGAAGAAGCAAAGGCATTGCAGGATAGCTGA
- a CDS encoding potassium channel family protein — translation MAHFVIMGCGRVGATLAHTLEDAGHSVAIIDQDDRAFRRLRSGFTGRKVTGVGFDRDTLKQAGCEEAYAFAAVSSGDNSNILATRVARETFHVSHVVARIYDPGRAEIYQRLGIPTVAAVRWSADQVLRRILPEQHLAGDYREPSGRLVLSEVDLDQGWIGHPLTAIEAASGIRVAFLTRFGEGVLPQAGTAYQEGDTVHAMLNLDRSAEVARILSSAPAKESE, via the coding sequence GTGGCTCACTTTGTGATCATGGGTTGCGGACGAGTTGGCGCAACGTTGGCGCACACCTTGGAAGACGCCGGCCATTCGGTGGCAATCATCGACCAGGACGACCGTGCCTTCCGCCGCTTGCGCAGCGGATTCACCGGTAGGAAAGTCACGGGCGTCGGATTCGACCGGGACACCCTCAAGCAGGCAGGTTGCGAAGAGGCGTACGCCTTCGCCGCCGTCTCCAGCGGTGACAATTCCAATATCCTCGCCACCCGGGTAGCCCGGGAGACTTTCCATGTTTCGCATGTTGTTGCCCGCATCTACGATCCCGGCCGCGCCGAAATCTACCAGCGACTGGGCATCCCCACGGTAGCCGCCGTACGTTGGAGCGCGGACCAGGTCCTGCGCCGGATCCTGCCCGAGCAGCACTTGGCAGGCGATTACCGCGAACCCTCGGGTCGGCTGGTTTTGTCCGAAGTCGACCTTGACCAAGGCTGGATCGGGCACCCGTTGACCGCCATCGAGGCGGCATCCGGAATCCGTGTCGCTTTCCTTACCCGCTTTGGCGAAGGCGTCCTGCCCCAGGCCGGAACGGCGTACCAGGAGGGCGACACCGTGCACGCCATGTTGAATCTGGACCGCAGCGCCGAGGTGGCGCGCATCCTTTCCAGCGCACCCGCCAAGGAGTCTGAGTGA
- a CDS encoding potassium channel family protein: MKVVIVGAGSVGSSIARELLAHKHEIMLIDLKPEVIGRSGLRGARWLVGDACELSTLQEAKLEGADVVVSATGDDKVNLVVSLLAKTEFGVGRTVGRVNNPKNDWMFNDSWGVDVAVNTPQLMTALVEEAVEIGDLVRLLTLQTGVSSLVEFTVPHDSHIIGSTVGGIEWPDDATLVAILRDHAPITPSRDDVIDGGDELFFVTTIVAEDGLRALLSPSAADHGSVDVEEEFSDQSDDDGFDG, translated from the coding sequence GTGAAAGTCGTTATTGTCGGCGCAGGCAGCGTCGGTTCATCGATCGCGCGGGAATTGCTCGCCCACAAACACGAGATCATGCTGATCGACCTCAAACCGGAGGTCATCGGGCGCAGCGGGCTCCGCGGGGCCCGCTGGCTGGTGGGCGATGCGTGCGAATTGAGCACGCTGCAGGAAGCGAAATTGGAAGGGGCCGACGTCGTCGTGTCCGCGACCGGCGACGACAAAGTCAACCTTGTGGTTTCATTGCTGGCCAAGACCGAATTCGGTGTGGGCCGCACAGTGGGCCGGGTCAATAATCCCAAGAACGACTGGATGTTCAACGATTCCTGGGGTGTCGACGTCGCAGTCAACACCCCGCAGCTCATGACGGCGCTCGTGGAAGAGGCCGTGGAAATCGGTGACCTCGTCCGCTTGCTGACCTTGCAGACGGGTGTGTCCTCGCTCGTGGAATTCACGGTTCCCCACGACTCGCACATCATCGGGAGCACCGTGGGCGGCATCGAATGGCCCGACGACGCCACCCTGGTGGCGATCCTCCGGGACCATGCGCCCATCACACCAAGCCGCGACGACGTGATCGACGGCGGCGACGAACTGTTCTTCGTCACGACCATTGTTGCCGAAGACGGCCTCAGGGCCTTGCTCTCCCCGTCCGCCGCGGACCACGGCTCGGTTGACGTCGAGGAAGAGTTTTCGGATCAGTCCGACGACGACGGTTTCGACGGCTGA
- a CDS encoding DUF3159 domain-containing protein, translating to MTVANGSGPHEKPAQEKPGSEEEPRQVTQGPSIADIAAGYAEKAGLQRNSHGHVDILKSAGGVQGIAESIVPGLVFLIAFMVTRDLPASLIASLAAAAVFTVVRLVQRRPLTQALAGIAGVAISAWLANTTGKAEDFYVLGFYTNIAYIVGMVLSILLKWPIAGLLFGFVRNEGFEWRKNPERLRAYAIGTWVVIAVLALRLVVQVPLYFMGEPGLAALATMRLIMGAPLYILGLWIAWLLTRPAPGQKPNRDPQPSKPSSSD from the coding sequence ATGACCGTCGCCAACGGATCCGGCCCCCACGAAAAACCAGCGCAGGAAAAGCCTGGCTCGGAGGAGGAGCCCCGGCAGGTCACCCAAGGGCCGAGCATTGCGGACATCGCTGCGGGCTACGCAGAAAAAGCGGGACTCCAACGCAACAGCCACGGGCACGTGGACATCCTCAAATCGGCCGGGGGTGTTCAGGGGATAGCCGAGAGCATCGTGCCCGGCCTCGTCTTCCTGATCGCTTTCATGGTCACCCGTGACCTTCCGGCGTCCCTGATTGCCTCCCTTGCGGCGGCAGCCGTCTTCACCGTGGTCCGGCTGGTCCAACGGCGCCCGTTGACCCAGGCGCTTGCCGGGATCGCCGGCGTCGCCATCTCCGCTTGGCTCGCGAACACCACCGGCAAGGCCGAGGATTTCTACGTCCTGGGTTTCTACACGAATATCGCCTACATCGTGGGAATGGTGCTGTCGATCCTGCTCAAGTGGCCGATCGCCGGCCTGCTGTTCGGATTCGTCCGCAACGAGGGCTTCGAATGGCGGAAGAACCCGGAGCGCTTGCGGGCATACGCCATCGGCACGTGGGTGGTCATTGCCGTGCTCGCACTACGGCTCGTGGTCCAGGTGCCCCTGTATTTCATGGGCGAACCCGGCCTGGCCGCGCTCGCTACCATGAGGCTGATCATGGGCGCTCCGCTGTATATCCTGGGTCTCTGGATTGCCTGGCTCCTGACCCGGCCGGCGCCGGGCCAGAAGCCGAACCGCGACCCTCAGCCGTCGAAACCGTCGTCGTCGGACTGA
- a CDS encoding DUF3710 domain-containing protein: MLFGRGKKSKAEQPKDDGTEQANAATTRQDAGPVAGGAAKGDFRLSKGPLDASEIDSQDGYVDLGALLIEPSEGLQLRLEVEEATQRVVAVTMDLDGSSLQLQAFAAPRSEGLWDEIREQIGQSVSSQGGEVEEIIGTFGTELIAKLPTESADGGRGFRAARFMGVDGPRWFLRGVIGGNAALDRKAAEGLENLFRKVVVIRGDNPMPPRELLQLKLPKDAVAPGQHGAPHETPELQKPERGPEITQIG, translated from the coding sequence ATGCTTTTTGGGCGCGGAAAGAAGTCCAAGGCTGAGCAGCCGAAAGACGACGGTACTGAGCAGGCCAATGCCGCGACGACGCGGCAGGACGCCGGCCCGGTAGCCGGTGGAGCCGCCAAGGGCGACTTCCGCCTGTCCAAGGGGCCATTGGATGCCAGCGAAATTGATAGCCAGGATGGCTACGTGGATCTTGGCGCCCTGCTGATCGAACCTTCCGAAGGCCTTCAATTGCGCCTCGAAGTTGAAGAGGCAACCCAGCGGGTAGTGGCGGTCACCATGGACCTCGATGGCTCGAGCCTCCAGCTCCAGGCGTTTGCCGCTCCACGTTCCGAAGGGCTGTGGGACGAGATCCGCGAACAAATCGGCCAGTCCGTGTCCAGCCAAGGAGGCGAAGTGGAGGAGATCATCGGCACCTTCGGCACGGAACTCATCGCCAAACTTCCTACAGAATCCGCAGACGGCGGACGTGGCTTCCGGGCTGCCCGGTTCATGGGCGTGGATGGGCCCCGCTGGTTCCTTCGTGGCGTCATCGGCGGCAACGCGGCTTTGGACAGGAAAGCGGCCGAAGGACTGGAGAACCTCTTCCGCAAGGTAGTGGTCATTCGCGGAGACAACCCGATGCCGCCCCGTGAGCTGCTTCAGCTGAAGCTGCCCAAGGACGCTGTAGCCCCCGGGCAGCACGGTGCTCCCCATGAAACGCCGGAGCTTCAGAAACCCGAACGCGGCCCGGAGATCACCCAGATTGGCTGA
- the dut gene encoding dUTP diphosphatase, whose product MSHETAVANPADTSAEYGAPTLQVQLKMLDAGLEAPSYAHPGDAGADLRARADVSLAPGERKLVPTGVSIALPNGFVALIHPRSGLATKHGLTLVNAPGTVDAGYRGEISVTLLNTDQNHAIELKRGDRIAQMVIQRVEYAQFVSVEELSDTSRGTGGFGSTGGFAPAVS is encoded by the coding sequence GTGAGCCACGAGACAGCAGTAGCCAACCCAGCAGACACCTCCGCCGAATACGGTGCGCCGACCCTTCAGGTCCAACTGAAAATGCTCGACGCCGGTTTGGAAGCGCCGTCGTACGCCCACCCCGGTGACGCCGGCGCGGACTTGCGGGCCCGTGCGGACGTATCCCTCGCCCCGGGAGAGCGGAAGCTCGTTCCCACGGGCGTCTCAATCGCGCTGCCGAACGGCTTTGTGGCACTGATCCACCCCCGGTCAGGGCTGGCAACCAAGCACGGGCTCACTCTGGTGAACGCTCCCGGGACGGTTGATGCCGGCTACCGAGGTGAAATTTCCGTGACGCTTTTGAATACCGACCAAAACCACGCAATCGAACTCAAGCGCGGCGATAGAATTGCTCAAATGGTGATCCAGCGCGTCGAGTATGCGCAGTTCGTTTCCGTGGAGGAGTTGTCCGACACCTCGCGCGGCACCGGCGGCTTTGGATCCACCGGAGGCTTCGCGCCGGCCGTGAGCTAG
- a CDS encoding DUF3093 domain-containing protein, with amino-acid sequence MPESTASVPAPHHSSSGTGVLFTEKLWPSPWIWIIVVGLSAAGILMFAPISITAGIIAALVLFAIMTTMLVLSTPAIVVDRDTVQVGRATIQREFVGAVTAYRKDEATAERGTRLHGLAFLCLRGWIDPVVRIEITDPADRTPYWLTSTRRPEELLAALSKQASRG; translated from the coding sequence ATGCCTGAATCCACTGCCTCCGTACCCGCGCCGCACCATTCCTCGAGTGGAACGGGCGTCCTGTTTACGGAAAAGCTCTGGCCGTCCCCCTGGATTTGGATTATCGTGGTCGGCTTGTCCGCCGCGGGCATCCTGATGTTCGCGCCGATCAGCATCACCGCGGGAATTATCGCCGCGCTGGTTCTCTTCGCGATCATGACCACCATGCTGGTGTTGTCCACCCCCGCGATTGTGGTGGACCGGGACACCGTCCAAGTGGGACGCGCCACTATCCAGCGCGAGTTTGTCGGGGCCGTCACCGCATACCGCAAGGACGAAGCCACCGCGGAGCGCGGCACCCGGCTCCACGGACTGGCGTTCCTGTGCCTCCGCGGCTGGATAGATCCCGTGGTGCGCATTGAAATCACCGACCCGGCCGACCGCACCCCGTACTGGCTGACATCCACGCGCCGCCCCGAAGAACTTCTGGCAGCGCTGTCCAAGCAGGCCTCCCGAGGCTAG
- a CDS encoding DUF4193 domain-containing protein has product MATDYDAPRKTEEDTEDSIEELKSHRTEKQSSSAVDIDETDLADAYELPGADLSGEELLVRVLPPQADEFTCFNCFLVKHRSQIAREKDGHLYCKECES; this is encoded by the coding sequence ATGGCAACGGACTACGATGCCCCTCGGAAGACGGAAGAAGACACCGAGGACTCGATCGAGGAACTCAAGTCTCATCGCACCGAGAAGCAGTCATCATCGGCTGTTGACATCGATGAGACTGACCTGGCAGATGCCTACGAGCTCCCCGGGGCGGACTTGTCCGGCGAAGAGCTGCTGGTCCGGGTCCTGCCTCCGCAGGCGGACGAATTTACCTGTTTCAATTGCTTCCTGGTCAAACACCGCTCCCAGATTGCGCGGGAGAAGGACGGGCATCTGTACTGCAAGGAATGCGAAAGCTAG